The DNA sequence ATCCTTGTCGTCCGCGGCATCATTGAGCGCATCGACCAGATCCTTGCCGGAAACCAGACGCACCACGCAGTCGCCGCCGTTGCCGGACAGCTTGGAAGCCGCCATCTCGCCGAATTCCTGCGCATCCATTCCGCGAATGGTGCCGCCGTCCTGATTGAGGATCATGGTGATGCGCATTGAGACTCCGTGAGCATGAATGAGGCAAGTTGAGTATCTGCATGCGCGAGCATGGCGGATGCTCACCACTATTGCACGCCATGTAGAACATTGCAGCGGGCCCGAAGTTCCATGACACCTTTCGAATTCTGCGGATTGCGCGGGCACCGGCGGCGTGGATCGTTCCGGCAGGCATCAGGCGATCACCCCGTTTTCCGCGCGATCATTAGCTCAACCCGTTTAAGCTCGCGAAGAATCCTGTCCGCCTGCATTTGCGGCATCAGGCTGGTCTTGAGGATGGTGGCGACAATCATCAGCGTTGCGGAGGGAACTCCCCATTTCAGCGCGGTCAGCACATCGCTTGCTGCGAAGAAATGCCAGCCGGTCCAGACAGCCAGACCGAACAGCGCGATCTGAACGATCATGATGACCCATGATACCCAGCCGAGCTTGCCGGTGAACTGGCTGGCGCCAAGCGCAAACCAGCCCAGTTCCTTCGTCTCACGCAGGATATCGTCGTCTTGTTCGGAGAGGGCTTCCTCAATCAATCGGTCAAGTTTACTCATCTGGGATTCCTTTCAGGGCTTTGTTCAGTTTGGTTCGTGCATGCATCAGCCGCGTCTTGATGGTTCCGACCGGCACATCCAGCGAGATGGCAACTTCGGCGACGCTCATGTCTTCAAGATAGAACAGTGAAATCGCGGCGGCCTGTGCAGGCGGCAGTGTCTTGATGGCCTGGCGTACGGCATGGGCGTCGGCAGCCGCGGATGCAGATTCGGCGATGCTCACATCGTCCACTGCCGCCACATCCGCGGCATGACGGCGGCGTTTGATATTGGCAGCAATGATGCGCGCGGCGCGCCGGGTGACGATCCGGTAGGCCCAGGCCGGAAATGCCCGGTCATCGTGCAATCCCTTGAGACCCTTGAGGATCTCGATCCAGGCGTCCTGCATGGCATCCTGCGCGTCGTCGCGATTGCCCAGCAGCCGGTAGGCGTGACGCAACAGTCCAGGGCCACGCAACGCCGCCAGCCTGGCTATGGCCTTGCGATCGCCCAGCCGCGCGCCAGCCACCAGATATTCCTCGACAATGTTTTCGGTGCTGCGCATCCAGGCTTTCCTTGTCACGGACGCTACATGGTGGCGTCAGATGACAATCCGGTTCAATGGCCGACCGAATAATTAGATTACCGAGTGGAAATGCAGCGCAAAAAAAATGGGCCTCGAGATTGCTCTCGGGCCCAATAGGTATGAAGGTCAAAAACCTCCAGAGGGGAACAGCTCATGCGGCGACACTGGGAGGAGTAGGCCGCCATGTATGCATCAGCTATAAGCGATATGGTGCTTTATTGGGCATTGCGCAAGGGATTGATGCGCATGGCAGCCATGTGAATACTGCATGCTTAAAGTATAGCGCAAAAAAATGGGCCTCGAGATTGCTCTCGGGCCCAATAGGTATGAAGGTCAAAAACCTCCAGAGGGGAACAGTTCATGCGGCGGCACTGGGAGGAGTAGTCCGCCATGAATGCATCAACTGTGAGCCATATGGTGCTTTATTGTGCATTGCGCAAGGGTTTGATGCGCAGGGCAGCCATGCGAATACTGCATGCTTAAAATATAGGGCAAAAAAATGGGCCTCGAGATTGCTCTCGGGCCCAATAGGTATGAAGGTCAAAAACCTCCAGAGGGGAACAGCTCATGCGGCGACACTGGGAGGAGTAGGCCGCCAAGTATGCATCAGCTATAAGCGATATGGTGCTTTATTATGCAATGTACAAGGGAGCGGTGTGCATGTCAGCCATGCAATTACTGCATAGCTGACGGATTTTGGAGCAACGAGCCATGCAGTGGTCTTTGCTGTTGCTTCAACTGATCGTTCTGGTGCTGTGTAAGCGGGCGTGCCCTAATAGTTCCAGGTGCGCGCCTTGGAGATGAGAAAATCCCGGAAGGCCTTGAGTTTGGCGGCGTTTTTCATCTCTTCGGCATAGCAGAAATAGGTGTCGAAGGTCGGAATGTCGGCCGTGATGTTGAGTTGCACAAGATCCAGATCGCGATTGATCATATAATCAGGCAGCAGCGAAATGCCTGCGCCGTTGAGCGTGGCACGCCGGACCGCCGGCAAATTGTTGATCTGCAAATGCGCCATGCGCAGATTATCCGGTGTGCGACCGGCATGCTCGAGCCAGTTCACATCCATCAGATAGGCCGGAGCCGGTTCGCCAAAGGTGATGATTCGGTGATTGTCGAGGTCCTCGATGGTCTTGGGCTCGCCGTGACGGGCAATATAGGCCGGCGAGGCATAGACATGCAAGTGCACGGTGAACAGGCGGCGCTGGATCAGATCGGGCTGCTGTGGCAGGCGCAGCCTAATGGCGCAGTCGGCCTGGCGCATATTGACGTCGAGTTCTTCATTGTCGAGCAGCAACTGCACCTGGACATCGGGATAAAGCGCTTGGAATTCCTGCACTTTTTCTGTGAGCCAGCCCTGGCCGAAGCCGACCGTGGTGGTGACGCGCAATTTACCCGAGGGCCGTTCGCGGGTTTCGGTGAGCCGGTTTTTCACCGATTCGAGCTTCATCAGCACTTCATGCGCTGTCTGGTAGAGGATTTCCCCCTGCTCGGACAGGATCAGGCCCCGGGCATGCCGGTGAAACAGCTTGGCGCCGATGTCCATTTCAAGGGCGGAAACCTGGCGGCTGATCGCCGATTGCGACAGATGCAGTTTCTCCGCCGCGTGGGTGAATGACCCGGCTTCGGCAGCCGCATGAAAAATACGCAGTTTATCCCAATCGAGTGGCACCAAACTACCGTCCCCCTGGCCCGTTGATCGGGCCTTAATCTGGCGCTGGTGCGCCTATTCTGCGGCTTCAGCCTGTCTGACATGTCCTGCCAGAAAACGTTCGGCCTCCAAAGCTGCCATGCATCCCATGCCAGCGGCAGTCACCGCCTGGCGGTAGATGTCGTCGGTCACGTCGCCGGCGGCGAAAACGCCCGGGACATCCGTGGCAGTTGAATCCGGTGCTGTCCACAGATAGCCGTTGGATTTGTGCTTTAGCTTGTCCTTGAACAGGCTGACCGCGGGAGCATGGCCGATGGCGACGAACACGCCGTCAATCGGCATGTCGCTGATATCGCCGGTCTTGCGGTTCTTGAGTCTGACGCCGGTGACAGACGCAGGCATCGGTTTTTGCGCCGGGGTCCCCAGATACTCCACCACTTCCGTGTCCCAGATGACATCGATGTTGGGCTTGTCGAACAACCGCTGCTGCAGGATCTTTTCAGCGCGAAACCCGTCGCGGCGGTGGATTACAGTCACCTTGGCTGCGAGATTGGACAGGTACAGCGCCTCTTCGACAGCGGAATTTCCGCCGCCGACAACCACGACGTTCTTGCCGCGATAGAAAAAACCGTCACACGTGGCGCAGGCTGAAACGCCAAAGCCCATGAATTCCTTTTCGGTCGGAATGCCCAGCCATTTGGCCTGCGCACCGGTGGCGATGATCAGTGCGTCGCAGGTCCACACCGCGCCGGAATCGGTTGTCACGGTAAATGGCCGCGCTGTCATCTCGACATTTGTGACCAGGTCGTTGACGATTTCCGCACCGACATGCTCGGCCTGTTTGAGCATCTGTTCCATCATCCAAGGACCTTGCACCGGATCGGCATAGCCCGGATAGTTTTCCACGTCGGTGGTGATCATCAACTGGCCGCCTTGCTCCATGCCGGCGATCAGAACCGGCTGAAGCATGGCACGCGCGGCATAGATCGCGGCGGTGTAACCGGCGGGGCCGGAGCCAATGATAAGAACGGGAACATGGCGAGTGGGCATGGAAAGATCCTGGAACACATGTTGCGAGGGGCCAGCTTGAGCCATCCTCAATGGCGCATCAATGGTGAAAGCCCGCATTTTTGCGGCTGACGTCACTGCGCATTCGAAGTGACCCCCATTTAGGTGTGGGCAGGCATTGGTTTCAAGCTTATAGGCACGTTACGCACAGAACTTCGCACAGATACCCTGTTGAGGCTTTACAGGGGCTGTCACTCACGCAATAAAGTTTCGTCATCCTCGCCTCGATGCGGGGTGGCGTGCCGGTAACAGGAAGAGCCAATGGCGATCAAAGCCGAACTCGATGCGATCGACTTCAAGATTCTGCGTGAATTGCAGAACGACGGACGCATGACCAATGTGGACTTGTCGGAGCGCGTCGGCATCTCGGCACCGCCTTGTCTGAGGCGGGTGCGCAAGCTTGAGCAAGCCGGAATCATCCGCGGTTACCGGGCGCAGTTGAATGCGCCGAGCCTTGGCTTCGATCTCGTTGCCTTCTGCATGGTTGGCCTCAAACACCAGTCGGACGCCAATCTGAAGGCTTTCGCCGCGATCACCAAGGAATGGCCGATCGTGCGGGAAACCTGGATGGTCTCGGGCGAGAGCGATTTCCTGCTGCATTGCGTTGCCCGCAATCTCACCCATTTTCAGGATTTCGTCATTGAGGAACTCACCGCCACGGACAATGTCGATACCGTTCGCACCATGTTGACGATTCGGAAGGTCAAGGACGTGGGGCTGGTGGCCCTATGAGCCGCGAAGTGTGGAAGCTACTTGATGCGGGGCGCTGGTTGGCCGAAGGCGCTGACGGGCAGGTGCTCACCGCTTGTCCGCCCAATGCAGCCCAGACGATGCTGGTTGATCTGGCCAGACGGACCCCGCTGAGGCGTGGGATTTTTCGCGCAACATTGAGCCGGTTGGCTTTTGCCCTCGGCGGCGGCAAACCAATCGATGTCGGGTTCCGGGATGCGGTTTTCCGGCTTGAGGGTGGCCGCAATCTGATCGAATACGGCATTCTGCTCAATGAAGCCTACAACCAGCAGGATATTGATTTCCTCGAGGAGGCGCTGTCGCCCGGTGGGGTAATTGTCGATATTGGATGCAATATCGGGCTTTACAGCCTGCCGCTGGCAAAAACGGCTGGCCCGCAAGGTCATTGTATTTCCATCGACGCCAACCCGATGATGACCGGCCGGTTGCTGCGCAATGCGGTCCTGAGCGGTCTGGACAATATCACTGCGTTTGCCTGCGCGGTCAGTGACCGCGACGGGGCCGGGAGCTTGACGGTGCGCAAGAATGACGATGCCATCGTTGCGCTGGTGGAAAATGACGACGGCCCGATCCCGGTCCGGACGCTGATGTCGGTGCTGAGCGAAGCTTCTGTCGACCATATCGATGTTCTTAAGATCGACATTGAAGGCCACGAGGACAAGGCGCTGGTGCCGTTTCTGGACAGCGCGCCGCGAGCGCTGCTACCGCGCCGTATCGTTATTGAACACCCCGAACAGGGTCGTGATTATGAAGGCTGCTCCGCCGCCTTCGACCGTCATGGCTATCAATTGATGGGCCGAAGTCGCAACAATTCGCTCTATGAACTGCGCGCTGTTTGAAGCCGATGCCGAAATCTGTGCCCCGGCTCAGATTTTGCCAGAGCGGACTTGCTCATAGACTGCGTTGATCCCGTCGGCTTCCGTCGCCACGCTGAACTTTTCCACCGCGCGGGTGCGGGCCGCCACAGCCATTGCCGCATGCCGTTCCGGATTGGAAAGGATTGCGATGATCTCATCTGCCGCCGCCTGGCTTTCCCCATCGGGAATCACCATGCCGGCAGCACCATTGCCCGAAAATTCGTCAAACCATCCCGCGTCGCTCGCCACGAATGGCA is a window from the Hoeflea sp. IMCC20628 genome containing:
- a CDS encoding LysR family transcriptional regulator — protein: MPLDWDKLRIFHAAAEAGSFTHAAEKLHLSQSAISRQVSALEMDIGAKLFHRHARGLILSEQGEILYQTAHEVLMKLESVKNRLTETRERPSGKLRVTTTVGFGQGWLTEKVQEFQALYPDVQVQLLLDNEELDVNMRQADCAIRLRLPQQPDLIQRRLFTVHLHVYASPAYIARHGEPKTIEDLDNHRIITFGEPAPAYLMDVNWLEHAGRTPDNLRMAHLQINNLPAVRRATLNGAGISLLPDYMINRDLDLVQLNITADIPTFDTYFCYAEEMKNAAKLKAFRDFLISKARTWNY
- a CDS encoding DUF6768 family protein, with protein sequence MSKLDRLIEEALSEQDDDILRETKELGWFALGASQFTGKLGWVSWVIMIVQIALFGLAVWTGWHFFAASDVLTALKWGVPSATLMIVATILKTSLMPQMQADRILRELKRVELMIARKTG
- a CDS encoding RNA polymerase sigma factor translates to MRSTENIVEEYLVAGARLGDRKAIARLAALRGPGLLRHAYRLLGNRDDAQDAMQDAWIEILKGLKGLHDDRAFPAWAYRIVTRRAARIIAANIKRRRHAADVAAVDDVSIAESASAAADAHAVRQAIKTLPPAQAAAISLFYLEDMSVAEVAISLDVPVGTIKTRLMHARTKLNKALKGIPDE
- a CDS encoding Lrp/AsnC family transcriptional regulator, with the translated sequence MAIKAELDAIDFKILRELQNDGRMTNVDLSERVGISAPPCLRRVRKLEQAGIIRGYRAQLNAPSLGFDLVAFCMVGLKHQSDANLKAFAAITKEWPIVRETWMVSGESDFLLHCVARNLTHFQDFVIEELTATDNVDTVRTMLTIRKVKDVGLVAL
- a CDS encoding FkbM family methyltransferase, whose translation is MSREVWKLLDAGRWLAEGADGQVLTACPPNAAQTMLVDLARRTPLRRGIFRATLSRLAFALGGGKPIDVGFRDAVFRLEGGRNLIEYGILLNEAYNQQDIDFLEEALSPGGVIVDIGCNIGLYSLPLAKTAGPQGHCISIDANPMMTGRLLRNAVLSGLDNITAFACAVSDRDGAGSLTVRKNDDAIVALVENDDGPIPVRTLMSVLSEASVDHIDVLKIDIEGHEDKALVPFLDSAPRALLPRRIVIEHPEQGRDYEGCSAAFDRHGYQLMGRSRNNSLYELRAV
- the trxB gene encoding thioredoxin-disulfide reductase, encoding MPTRHVPVLIIGSGPAGYTAAIYAARAMLQPVLIAGMEQGGQLMITTDVENYPGYADPVQGPWMMEQMLKQAEHVGAEIVNDLVTNVEMTARPFTVTTDSGAVWTCDALIIATGAQAKWLGIPTEKEFMGFGVSACATCDGFFYRGKNVVVVGGGNSAVEEALYLSNLAAKVTVIHRRDGFRAEKILQQRLFDKPNIDVIWDTEVVEYLGTPAQKPMPASVTGVRLKNRKTGDISDMPIDGVFVAIGHAPAVSLFKDKLKHKSNGYLWTAPDSTATDVPGVFAAGDVTDDIYRQAVTAAGMGCMAALEAERFLAGHVRQAEAAE